Proteins encoded by one window of Candidatus Saccharibacteria bacterium:
- a CDS encoding DUF11 domain-containing protein, with translation MIQKLNLFGKLGTRKSIITLAGLGLVIVGAVNITSVSGLNQQTSNNQTLSKDVNPIVNGNPDYTTTTVNAGGELEWIIEYGNDTGSIVDPVTITDDIIGGQQYVGGSLDVPLGWEEGYSTNGGSSYSPTEPAASSVNSLQATGNRITSPSTGINGLIPAPVASVNQDKSVTHGDGYLPIVYRSGDIYRVYNIYHHNSWEDGDATGIINCFDVNSGDYCADTSFDYTTGLYTPLTGVGVQTSWFPEGQQAVINGKFYYAVHQEASSNVGVGCLDLATGVDCTTNSYTQISADAPWYTYANANKNHHAGIEGPAVVGDTLYFFVRHSNGKLYMHSYNTTTGVANTTGVQINTTGVYLNDPIQSEGELYVPYEVIGTKIYFTINFQISGTKSAPEFGCFDTATNSACAGYSSTAILPNATATANFAAGAQTWIYYSVYPVYLPNGSVDSVCTSTLAQYNQDINNPAGYQYPTYCYSPTSNTPYINTSVQSSLEAFWASYSSIPAVSSMVNNSSQGVNGMLMIEEININLNGANRTYFATRSSDQYPSNNDETQGLGIVACYDFTNSQPCAGFGTAGLPAGIATFGNVNPSQLSATPTFGNTQDYGYDYDQVSGCMWGLGDEGYLWSFDAETGASPCSSISETIELDLNPDNFYCDGKSDNYIQGWDSLTVLEPGSGVPATVSYTVTVYDVNNNPISGYQNITLPASNQLDLSGINSTTYSSLRVEVTAADSNNGTSWTNTIPVMLTFEATNNPQVCYRTIVPDNCDITSADNTAVVDADGTTISVSDSIEIINQSNCDPGRIGNQVWNDLDRDGVFDTGEPGIPGVVVKLYQGVCSSNTAQSTPIATTTTGSDGTYYFNGLPVDQSYYVIVDKTSNSVINDYTLSVGSNQSADNYSKDDSCYEVNLTTANPTNLTADFGYYAGRIGNQIWIDLDRDGIFDDGLETGVAGVTVKLYQGVCSSHTTASSPLSTTTTANDGTYYFDELALDQTYYVIVDRTGSSIENYLHVMGSDQSADNYSKDETCYGVNLTAGNPENLTADFGYYASGIDIAVNKEIVGQADGATLARGQKFTYRITVTNLGPDEAKNITIKDQFPGGITVEPGSVSCVFKNPENTCDINPAISNYTGILTEDQNIGLLVNQKLVIDVVATVDKDTSGTIINIVEVAEKGREEVTYANNKDTVSFVVPKEIDLAITKTHDPAQPTAGGIVTYTIVVVNNGPDDVEGATMNDNVPEVITAVSWTCTASANAVCLDTSGSGNQINAVSNMLNGASVTYSVVGTLSGSASGEIVNQASVTAPEGYIETTLENNTDSTAFSIAPPASLPQTGFTKNLSLVGILSLMLGLFIVYKQLRNLPANQ, from the coding sequence ATGATACAAAAGTTGAATTTGTTTGGTAAGCTAGGGACAAGGAAGTCAATTATTACCTTGGCAGGGTTAGGGTTGGTCATAGTTGGAGCAGTCAATATTACTTCAGTCAGTGGTCTAAATCAGCAGACTAGCAACAATCAAACATTGAGCAAGGATGTCAATCCAATTGTTAACGGTAATCCTGATTATACTACCACTACCGTAAATGCTGGTGGTGAATTAGAGTGGATTATTGAATATGGCAACGATACAGGCAGTATCGTTGATCCCGTTACTATCACGGATGATATTATTGGTGGACAACAATATGTAGGGGGGAGCCTAGATGTTCCTCTTGGTTGGGAGGAAGGCTACTCGACAAATGGTGGTAGTAGCTATAGTCCTACAGAGCCAGCAGCTAGTAGTGTAAATTCATTGCAAGCTACCGGTAACAGGATTACCTCTCCTTCCACAGGTATCAATGGTCTGATACCCGCACCAGTTGCTTCTGTCAATCAAGACAAGTCAGTCACTCATGGGGATGGTTATTTGCCTATTGTTTATCGCAGCGGAGATATTTATAGGGTATACAATATTTACCATCACAATTCTTGGGAAGATGGCGATGCTACTGGTATCATTAATTGTTTTGATGTCAACTCTGGCGATTATTGTGCTGATACTAGTTTTGATTATACTACTGGACTATATACGCCCCTAACAGGCGTTGGAGTGCAGACTTCGTGGTTTCCAGAAGGTCAGCAGGCAGTTATAAATGGCAAGTTTTATTATGCAGTTCATCAGGAAGCTAGTAGCAATGTAGGTGTTGGTTGTTTAGATCTCGCTACCGGGGTAGATTGCACTACCAATTCCTATACTCAAATTAGTGCTGATGCTCCTTGGTATACTTATGCCAATGCAAATAAAAACCACCATGCTGGTATCGAGGGTCCTGCGGTAGTGGGGGACACGCTTTATTTCTTCGTTCGTCATAGTAATGGCAAGCTCTATATGCATAGCTACAACACAACTACTGGAGTAGCTAATACCACCGGAGTTCAGATCAATACCACCGGAGTTTATCTAAATGACCCCATCCAGAGTGAGGGGGAACTGTACGTACCCTATGAAGTAATAGGAACAAAGATTTATTTTACAATCAATTTCCAGATCAGTGGCACTAAGAGTGCTCCTGAGTTTGGTTGCTTTGATACTGCTACCAATTCTGCTTGCGCAGGATATAGTTCGACTGCAATCTTACCTAACGCAACTGCTACAGCCAATTTTGCAGCCGGGGCACAGACCTGGATTTATTATTCAGTTTATCCTGTATATCTACCAAATGGTAGCGTAGATAGTGTCTGTACATCTACCCTAGCTCAGTATAATCAAGATATTAACAATCCAGCTGGGTATCAATACCCGACTTATTGTTATTCACCAACCAGTAATACACCCTACATCAACACATCGGTTCAATCTAGCCTTGAAGCCTTTTGGGCAAGCTATAGCAGTATTCCCGCAGTTAGCAGTATGGTCAACAATAGTAGTCAGGGTGTGAATGGAATGTTGATGATAGAAGAGATTAATATCAATCTCAATGGTGCTAATAGGACCTATTTTGCTACCAGAAGTAGTGATCAGTATCCTAGTAACAATGATGAAACCCAAGGTCTTGGGATAGTCGCTTGCTATGATTTTACCAATTCTCAGCCTTGTGCAGGATTCGGAACAGCCGGATTACCAGCAGGGATAGCTACTTTTGGCAACGTCAATCCTAGCCAGCTAAGTGCTACTCCGACTTTTGGTAATACTCAGGACTACGGTTACGATTACGACCAAGTAAGTGGATGTATGTGGGGGTTGGGGGATGAAGGGTACCTTTGGAGCTTTGATGCAGAGACAGGAGCAAGTCCCTGTAGCTCGATATCCGAAACTATTGAATTAGACCTTAACCCAGATAATTTCTACTGTGATGGTAAGAGTGACAATTATATTCAGGGATGGGATAGTTTGACCGTGCTAGAGCCAGGATCTGGTGTTCCTGCTACTGTTAGTTATACTGTTACAGTCTATGATGTTAACAATAATCCAATATCTGGATATCAGAATATTACATTACCAGCTAGTAATCAATTAGATCTAAGTGGAATCAATAGCACGACTTATTCTAGCTTGCGAGTAGAGGTGACTGCAGCAGATAGTAATAATGGTACTAGTTGGACTAATACTATACCTGTGATGTTGACTTTTGAGGCTACTAATAATCCTCAAGTTTGTTATCGTACAATAGTCCCAGATAATTGTGATATTACCTCAGCAGATAACACTGCAGTGGTTGATGCCGATGGTACTACAATCAGCGTCAGTGATAGTATAGAAATCATCAATCAGTCCAATTGTGATCCAGGAAGAATAGGTAATCAAGTCTGGAATGACCTAGACCGTGACGGAGTATTTGATACAGGGGAACCAGGTATCCCTGGGGTAGTGGTCAAGCTCTATCAAGGTGTTTGTTCTAGTAATACAGCCCAATCTACTCCAATTGCCACTACTACAACAGGGTCTGATGGAACCTATTATTTCAATGGACTACCAGTAGATCAAAGTTACTATGTAATTGTAGACAAAACAAGTAATAGTGTGATCAATGACTATACTTTGTCAGTTGGCTCAAACCAGTCTGCTGATAATTACTCCAAGGATGACAGTTGCTACGAGGTAAATCTTACAACTGCAAATCCAACCAATCTAACTGCTGATTTTGGATACTATGCTGGGAGAATTGGTAATCAGATCTGGATAGATTTAGATAGAGATGGTATCTTCGATGATGGACTAGAGACTGGTGTTGCTGGAGTAACCGTTAAGCTCTATCAAGGTGTTTGTAGTAGTCATACTACAGCCTCATCTCCACTTAGTACCACCACTACAGCCAATGATGGTACGTATTATTTTGATGAGTTAGCTCTAGACCAAACGTATTATGTAATAGTTGATAGGACTGGTAGTTCAATCGAGAATTATCTTCATGTCATGGGAAGTGACCAGTCTGCTGATAATTACTCCAAGGATGAAACTTGTTATGGGGTTAATTTGACCGCCGGAAATCCAGAGAATTTAACAGCTGATTTTGGTTATTATGCGTCAGGTATTGATATCGCGGTAAACAAAGAGATAGTGGGGCAGGCTGATGGTGCGACTTTAGCTAGAGGGCAAAAGTTTACTTATCGAATTACTGTCACTAATCTTGGTCCTGACGAAGCCAAGAATATTACGATCAAAGACCAATTTCCAGGAGGAATTACAGTAGAGCCTGGATCCGTTAGTTGTGTATTTAAAAATCCAGAAAACACTTGTGATATTAATCCAGCTATTAGCAACTATACGGGTATTCTGACAGAGGATCAAAATATCGGATTGTTGGTCAATCAGAAATTGGTAATTGATGTAGTTGCTACTGTAGATAAAGATACATCTGGAACAATTATCAACATAGTTGAAGTAGCGGAAAAAGGCAGAGAAGAAGTAACTTATGCGAACAATAAAGATACTGTTAGTTTTGTAGTACCAAAAGAAATTGACCTAGCTATCACCAAGACTCATGATCCGGCTCAACCAACTGCCGGTGGTATAGTGACCTACACTATTGTGGTGGTCAATAATGGCCCCGACGATGTCGAAGGCGCTACAATGAACGACAATGTTCCGGAAGTGATTACTGCAGTTAGCTGGACATGTACTGCTAGTGCTAATGCGGTATGTCTAGATACGAGTGGTAGTGGTAATCAAATAAATGCGGTTAGCAATATGCTGAATGGTGCTTCAGTAACTTATTCAGTAGTGGGGACTTTGTCAGGTAGCGCAAGTGGCGAGATAGTCAATCAGGCTTCGGTTACCGCTCCTGAAGGTTATATTGAGACTACACTTGAAAACAATACTGATTCGACTGCCTTTAGTATCGCTCCACCTGCATCTTTACCACAGACTGGTTTTACTAAGAATTTAAGCCTAGTAGGAATACTTAGTCTGATGCTTGGATTATTTATTGTCTATAAGCAACTTAGAAATTTGCCAGCAAATCAGTAG